Genomic segment of Aphelocoma coerulescens isolate FSJ_1873_10779 chromosome 6, UR_Acoe_1.0, whole genome shotgun sequence:
CATCCTGGGTAGGTACCCTGCCCCTCAGACAAGAGAAATGGCCCCTCTCTGGAGGGAAGTAGCTATCATATTATTTATACAAAGTGGAACAGCTCCCAGAGGAGAGACTGAGACAGACAGGCACAAGAATACCAGTATAGCTAAGTGTCCAGGGATATTcaactgagagaaaaaaaactagtTCAGATCCTCTGAACTTCTCTTTCTATACATACAGacatacatgcatatatatgtttatatatgcATGTGAAAATCCGTTCCTATGTATACGTGTACGTATGCGTGTACGTGTGTTTAAATACGTCACtataaatggaagaaaattgtATGCACACAACTTCTATATGTGTGTACACATACAACATACAGATGTCTCTCACATACACATCCTAAGATTTCCACCTTGGCCCTAGAAGCTTTGTAAGTATAAGTCAGTTTAATGATGCAGTCTTTCAAAAGCTTCAAGAATTTTAACTAATCAGAATCAAGTGTACACAAATACTCTGGTAGCTCGTcaacaaaaagagaaattataCCCGTGCCTACAAGGTTCATCCAGTCCGCATTCTGGTGGTGCAGATGTTCTTTACCAATGGCGTTGCTTGACAAGAAATTAAATCACATTATCTTATGCTGCTTTCTCAAGGGAGAAATTACATGCCTGTAGAGTCCTACCCCTGAGTCAGTCTGGCTCTCTGGATGCTTTTAGCAACACCTGCAGGCCCTGCTGCACACACTACTTCTAATAATGTAATCCTATTTGGAGGGTAATGAACAGGTCTACTTTCTAGGGAATAGTATTTCTGTATGAAAATTTCCTCTCATTCATTTCAGAAAAGCTGTCTCTGATACAGCCTGAGTGCATGCAAGGGAGCAGCAAGATGCCTCACACCAGAGACTCTTCATCTCTGGCTAGCAGCACTTCCTATGAAACACCAGCACTATCAGATCTCCAGCGACTCCTGTGGCTCAGAGGAGGGTCTGATAATCATGTGGACCAAGTCTGGCCAAATATCTACCTGGGAGATGCGTAAGAACATATGGTTCTATTGTTAAGCTGTTATCAGTCCCTAAGGGGAGGAGAAAAAGTTGTGGTACACTGGGGAGCAGCTTCTGGGTCTTCAGGAATGTTTTTGTAATACAGGCTTCCAAAACTGGTGATGTAAAGAGcttggatgttaggaaaaacAAGGCATGCAAAATGGTGACTTACAGTGTGTCTGACTTGgttttttatattctttgaGCCACCATGGATTTGGCAGggtaaaaattatttgtattatAGACTAAAGTCCTCAAACAACCTATGCCAAATTGATGTCAATTCTGAGATGCATTATGTGGCCTGGAAGCTGTGCTCTAAGGCAGGAGACAAGATGCCAGGAGCCCTCACAGTCAAATAGGGGTAGCAAGATTAAGAGCCAGAAGGAGGAAGGCTCAAATGAATTGTACAACAGTGATCTTGGCATTCCAAATCCAAGCCTTCTTTCAAAGAAGATAAAACTGAAACTATCAAACAGGAATTTTCATGCAAATACCTTATTCTTGTGACCAATAATATTTATTCCTATTTCCTTCCAATTTGACTACTGCAGATTACCTATATCATTAGCTCATTTTCccagctcctcttcctcatGAATATATCAGTTAAGGTTCAGAATTCTGTGGAATGCCTATAGTCCCAATTTATGGTGGGAAGTGGGGTTCACCTAGCTGGTGAACACAATGCATCCACTTCATGTCCGAACCAGGACCAAGGTGTTGCTGCATCTGTGTGAGTTCTCAGTCTTGAGACCAGGCACACTATCAATGAGAGATTAGCTCTAGAACTTcttaaacaaatatttaaaggaaaatctTGACTACTTCATACAGTAAACCATGTTCTCAGGGATTAACTGCTGGGAGGCATTTGCTTAACTGACAGTATCCCACTGGCAAGTCTGTGCTCCCACTGCTCTCCACACCCCCATATCACATTTTTCATGCACAAAGCACTATGTGCTTCTTGAAATTTGCTCCTCTGTAAGCAGGATGCAGTTCCTGCATCTTTCCATAGTGGGAGCAGGCACTAACTTTAAACCATGCTATTTTTGCAGAATGCTAGGAGCGTTGCCAATGTGCCCTTCATGTCTTTCAACAGGTGGGCTGCTAGGAGCAAAACTACACTTCAAAGCCTCAACATTACTCATATCCTTAATGCAGCAGATGGACCATATAGCATCAACACGGGAGCCAAATATTATGCAGATCTGCAAATAGAGTACTATGGAGTAGAAGCATTTGATGATCCTTCCTTTGATTTAAGTATCTTCTTCTATGATGCTGCCAATTTCATAGGCACAGCCTTAAACTCTTCAGGAGgtaagagaaaagcaaagataaGCTTTGGGAGGAAGTTTCAACACAAGCCAAATGACTTTTCCTTGCAGTAACAGGCACCAACAGAGCTCAGAATCAGCATATGGTTCAAGGCAGCACACGTAGAACCACTGAGCAGAGGATGGAGAAGGGTGCCTATGCCATGTGCTGCAGGGAATGTGGCTGTGCCAGgtccccaggagctggggaagactggctgcctccagcccaGCATGGTGGAAAGAAGGGCAAGCTCTGCGACCAGAGTGTagagggaagggcagagattATGGCACTGCAGATGCTGCCCCATGGGCCCATCCTGTAGGAATCAGCAGGATCTGTGTGCTTCCACATGTCCCTCCCACCCCTCGCACACGGACGGGGGCTCCAGCTGGGGATCCTGCTCTGcatgctgctccagctccctgtgGGAGCAGTGGCACTTTAGTGCTGGCTCGAATGCTTCACACGCTTAAGTACTTCACAGAATTGGAGCTTTATTCAGTCTGTCTATTAAGAtagagaagcagcagaagttAATGAACTAAGTCGAAAACTACGAGCCTGACCCACAGCCTGCTGAATTTTTGTCAGCAGAGTTTGGATTATGGCCTAGTTATCATAATTTCCATTTGTTCCAGAGTTTGCTCTGACTCTGACTGgctgcaggatctgctgcttTCACTGGAGTGCTTTATTAAATCCTCAGTTACAGCTCACACTGGGCTGCTGAGATACAGTAAATTACGACTCCATTTTTACAGGCAGACTATCCCACAGAGTTTGTGGGACTTGCCAGTGATCACAGTCAGGGCTGGGCCAAATTTTTCTGCCAAAActtgtttttttccacagaaaactaTACTAACAAGTTTAGTCACAGAAAGCTTCTCCTTCTACAGAAAAGTTCAACTATTTTAATCTTAGGCCTAAATTAGATGCAGGAGGTCAGTTTGCAATACCACCTTGCCTGAGAGGTGATCTTCCTGAAAGCATGAGGATCCACTAAATGTCACCATTGCTTTTTTAACTTGTTTctagtatttttttctcctcctttgtcTTTTCCACTTTAGAAATGCTAAAGCACACTCaccttgctttgcctttttgTTTCTGCAGGTAAGGTGTTCGTTCATTGTGCCATGGGAGTGAGCCGCTCGGCAACTTTAGTGCTTGCCTTTTTAATGATCCATGAAAACATGACACTTGTGGATGCTCTAAAGACAGTGAGTGCTCACAGAAACATCTGCCCAAATTCGGGGTTCCTCAGCCAGCTCCGGGACTTGGATATTAAACTGAACGAAGAGAGGAAAGGAACCAGAGCATCTCTTACCAAAGGCCTGTGAGAGACTATtgctgaaagaaagaggacaaAATCTTATTTCAGTTGCCTGTATCTCTTATAGATGAACTGCATTTATAAATTTAGGACACAAGTTTATGAGACACCAGGATGCATGTTATTAATAAAAGTAGATTTTGCttgttgtttctgttttgcaaaGCCTTCCTAGATTTATATTTACGATTGGTTGTATACTCTATCCTTCACTCTCCACCTTAAAACACTGCTGTCTgctggtttaaaagaaaaaaaaaagtaaaaaagagaaagagatcaGGTTCCACTTCAGAAATAGCTGTGTTTCAGCAACTAGTGAAGCTCATATCACTTTATGAAGTGTTAGGCTATTTGAGGTGAAAGATGCCATATTATTTATGCTACAGTAATGCTTAGAAGTTTTCTTATGAACCAGCCCCCCACCCCTTTGCTCCCTGTATCTCAGAGGGTTTGTATTTTGAGACTTGAATCTGGCACTGGTTAGTTCTTGCTTTTACAATTGGTGGAGCTCCTGAGTTGGGGTAAGAGGCTCTTTAAAGGCAGAGAAGCTGGGAAACAACACAAGCCACTCTAAGAAATTATTCCAGGTATCTCTACAGTGTTTTCCTTTTGGCTGTTCATCAGAGCCTTTTTCCTCCATGAAAGTACATTTCTGTGAGAGGGCATTAAAATATTGTTCATCTTCCATAGTAAAAATCATGGagaaaatgctgcagaaaatgCTTCTAAAGAAGAAGGTGGGTTCCCAGCTGAGGCTGGTGCAGGAAAATATTTGATGACAAAGTTCAATGTATCCCAATTTGTCTGACAGTTCAAAATTATAAAACTTaggattttctttcttaaaaataaagggTTATTAACATTACAACATCATATTCTGTGGCATTTACTTTTGTGAGGTGGACTCAAGTGAAAACTGAAGACACACAGGAATGGCAAGGGAGGTGTTGACAGGCATCAAGCTTTCATCTTTGTGTCTCTGGGCCACCATAAGAGCACTCAATAGCTACTGTCATCTGATGGATCAGTGCTGCCTGGAAACTATGTGAAGCACATCTGGCTTTTCGTTCCCAGCGGACAAGCATTTGCAGCACAAAGCCAGCTCCAAAGCCAGCTGGGGATGGCAGTTTGTATTCCTAGTACCAAACTCAGGAATGCAGAGGCATGAATACTCCCCACCATTCGAGCTGGCTACTCAAAACCAGCTCAGCAAGAAGGGAAAACATTCCTTGCCATTTCCAGTATTGTCTACAAGGTTAATTTCTGCCTTCAGGACAGACAACTCAGCACCTTTTATAATGCTTTTAGGTGATACCTACATCTGCTCTGTGGGCCAGACTATAGGAgtcagagcacagagcagagtaTTTGGCACCGAGGACCTCATGCCAAGGTCATACCAAGGGCGTCTCAGGGGGTTTTACTTTGGACTAACCCTGTGATTGtacagccctgagcagcagtAGAGAAGTGCTGGAACACTTCTTTGCTTTAGCTCCCTGCATAATGAAACCTCCTTATGATCTCTGGGGCTGCTTTGCAAAGGCAAAAAAACTTAAGCAAGTAGGAATAGCCAAATTGTAAGTATGCTTCAGACctaaatcaaaatttataaTGCAGGTTTCCGTCACCAATTAAATCTAACAAAGTGATTTAAGCTTACAGAACAAGTCAGGGAAAACCCCCCAGTGGATCTGTCTATAGCGATGCCCCCAGCCTCAAGCACAAGAACCACATTTTCTTATCCTTCCCCCTCTAGAAGTAGGAACGAGGCCAACCAGCCATTTTCGGGCTGGAGcaaagggcagagctgaggatgCTGTTGCTGGGGGTATTACAGCATGCGCACATTAAACGCATTTCACAGGATACAAACTTACCGCgcttttaaaatacttattGGTACAAGTGGAAATCTGCAGCTTACTCTGATGGTAAAAATACTGTAAGCACAGCAAAGTAACACACAGAATGCAACTTCTCATGTTGCGATGTCTCGCGCGCGGCTTTTCTCCCAAAAGCGCACCCCGCATCCCACCGCgcatcccgtcccgtcccgggcGCTGCCCtccgcccggcccccgcccgcgGCTCCGGCTGCCGCCGCCAGGTGGCGCGGTCGGCCCGGCGCGGGCGGCGCCCCCGGCCGGTCGGGAGGCTGCGGGAGGGtcccggcggggccgcgccgaGTGGCGGGCGCTGCCACCCGGCCCCGGGCCTCGGACCCTCCTCGGCCGCTTTGTTCCGAATTCGGGTCAAACCCTGGGGAAACCGCGGCAGCCGATGCTCGGTAGCGCGCTCGTCCTGTCCCGCCGCGGGCGGCCCGCGCCGTCTGGCAggctggggcacagcagggacGGACCCGGCTGCCCCCCACACGGGCGGGCCAGGGCTAAGCTCAGCCACCCCCTCACGCCTCACagcggggctgagccgcagctGCCCCGCACGGAGCAGGAGTGGCACCCCCTGCCGTCGGGGCAGCCCTCAGGCTCCGTGTCCCGGCAccgcccgcggccccggccgGTCACAGCCGCTGGCACCGCCTGAGCCCCGGCCTCCTccacagctcagcctcgccAGCTGCCTGCCCCGGCTCCTGCTGCAGGTCCAAAGAGGGTAGAGGAGTACGGGTTAtaattaacagaattaaaaatagaCTTTGAATAAACTGAACACCCGGAGAAGCTAGAAATTTGTTGTGCAGCTGGCACATTAGGAGGAAAGTGAGTGGTATTATTCAAACAAAGGTAATCCAAGACACCGCAGCGCGGGAGCTTCGACTACCAGGCAAGTACTTTTAAGCTTGTTTACAAACCAACTCCCAGTGAAGTCAGCACCTGCACCGAGCAATgtaaacccccccccccccagccagcTCCGCCCGCAGCGAGCccccggcagggcccggccagAGCAGCGGCTGGGCCCTTATACTCAAGAACTCCAATATTTGTGAAATTCGAGTTTGCTTTCCAGCTGGACTTACAGGCTGAGGATCTCTTGCTAAAAAAGATgcttaaaaaaccaaactcattttatttaaataccaATCTGGCTTGTATTTAAATTTCTTACAGCTCTTGTCTTTAAGACAATAGCTATGAAGCACTGGATGTgggtttccttcctcttagctgATGTGCACAAGTCGATCCCAGGAAGGGAGAGACTGTCCAGCCAGTTACATGGGAGAAAATGTGAAACAGACTATGAATAAAATGGTGTGCAGTTCACAAACAAAACCTgggagaaacaaaatgaaagagtAAGAAGTTTGAGAGGAGAGtaaggggggcgggggggtgcagggtctctcttttttttttttttttaatactaacTCTTTATAGTTTGGGGCATTTATGGATTATTTATAACTAGGATAGACTTTTCAGacagaaatgggatttttaataTCAGCAGTCTTCCTCAGAACATTTTTATTGAGGAAATATGCTTGTATGGCTGTGGAAGCCATTGTGATGCTTGGAGTAAAAGAGTACAGAAGGAGAAGACTGGGTTAAATTAATTCCTGCTAAATACCTACCAGCAGACTTGCTGTCTGTATGGGGAGCTGGAGACAGAATTGTACCAGGGTAAAAAGGATAGTGTGTCTATTTATAGTGCTGCCTTTAACACCATAGGAATTCAAAGGAAAACTCCAGCTCAGCACACAGTCTTCTCATCATCTTCTTCTGTCAAGATTAAATGGGGCCTGAGATCATTTCCCCTACAAATCCTTTCTAGGAAGGATCTGTTCCTTTGTGCAACAAGGAACTACGGTGGTACAAATCAGTCCAGAGGTCAAATCCTCACCCAGCCAAATGTTACCACTTTGGGTAGTccgaggaagaggaaaaagagacaAGCCTTACAAGCCTCAGCAGTTAAGCAGGAAAGACCAAAAATGTCTTGCCTGCCATGCATCCCTGCTCCCCATACTGTCCCCTGCCCTTCTTACACCAGGTGTTCTGGGGCACTTGCAAACAAAAGGGTGTGTGTAGCTCCAGCAcaatcccagtgccaggcagcagagagaggaATATGAACAGGGTACTGGCACAAAGTTGTGGTCATTCATGGTACCACTTAAGATGAGGCTCTTACCCTGTGTGCCCCTCTTGCCACTGCAGAACCATCCATCTCTGGGAAGGAATGGGCTCCAGTAGCTACGTGGAGCACCTATTTATCAGTAGAAATTATCTCGAATGTTCAGAATACAAATGAAAGCATCTTTGGAAAGGGTATTAGTAAAAGCCTGACTGCCACTCTAAAAAAAAGGTAGACTCCTGGAGTTCCTTAGTTTCACTCTTCTTTTAGCATCGTGGCATGTCAGATCTTTCCTTCTCATCTTCCACCTTCCAGTTTGTCTTTTAATAAGAGCTGCTTTTTCGTTCTTCACAAAGCACTACCTACTCTGTCTCAGTGCTTCTCTTTTGTAATTCTGTTACCAAGCTGTCTGCTAGGTGGGGAGCAGAAGGTGCAGGACTTGGTGCTGCCTTTGAGGTACAGGTAATTATTATGTGCATCTGTTATTGTGGTTGCTGCCTCAACAGGTGGAAAACATGCTGTTCTCTGATAGATTTGCAGCACCCCATGCTCCTGCCTTGTCTTTTCTCTAAAGCCAGTCGTGTGGTGTTCCTAAAATAATAAACACAGCCTCACTGCTGCCACAAAAACCCCtggtaaatatatttttatgggAATGAAGTATTAAAGGATTTGAACACTTACTCACTGAAAGCAAAATATGAGCAGTAAGGTTGGGTAAAGATTCAAAGGCTGGTTTgcttcctttccctggggcaTATCAAGGCTGCACTGTTTGCGCTTTAGAGATGGATAGTGGGGAATTACTTAACCCAAAATGATGGAAACAATTCAGACTATAATAATATAGCATGAGAGTTTCTCATATTACATCTATTCCCCATACTGCTGGCTATATTCTGCCTTCAGATTCACGTGCACAACTCTTGTTGGAATCTGGAGGAACTGTATTCGAAGCCAAAATGCATTTCATTGTCTTTCTGAAGTTTCTCTGCAGTTTCATGGCTAAATTCTAAGCTCAAGAACTGGGAACAAAGCTTGTCTAAACATTTCCCAGTGTCTGTCTCTGTGAGATTCCCATctgttgtgttttattttgaatcTTCCTACTTTCCTaaaaacacaaagcagaaaCACACATTTCCTCTGCCCTGGAGTGCAGGAGTCCCCTAATTTCCCAGCAGGTTCTCTCACAACATACAATGGTTCCAAGTTTGTCTAAAAGTGCTACAAGCCCTTTGTGGAGTAAAAAGGGAGGAGACCAGAAATGTGGGCCAAGTTTCTGAGTGTTGTGAACAACCCCTGCCCCCCAAAGGGACTACATTTCCTGTTTCCGCTCTCCCAAAAATGTCACCTGGGTTTGGGTTTCATTAAGAGAAATATACATTGCTCGAGTCTAGGCTCTAACTCTTTGGTTTGTGCTTCCTGCTGACACTGCAGAGGCTACAAGAGCCACAAAAGCTGAGTCTGACTTTGGGGCTTCACATTTGCTACAATAGCAGAGCAAATTAAATGGAGAGCATGTTAAGTGGTTGGGAGATTGTTGTTGACCAACAAATCTTCATTAAGTTGCTGCACCAAGCTGTGCTGCACCTCTGATGAAGCTGATCATTGTTTCTCTTTCTATGTTTCAACTATTTCGCCACCAGGTTTAAGAGAAATTCAAACTTGCTTGAGGTCTAATTAGACATAAAACACAATATTAATCTATCTTGCTCCATACATGCACCCACTTTGGAGGTGTTGGTTCCATCTTTCAAATAGGCCAAGCTTCACTCTGTTCACCACCCGTTATTTACTGCCTTGGTTTTGATAGTTCTTTTATTTGCTGCCAGTGACTCATGGAGACTTTGTTCACTGGTTTATGGTGACTTTCTGCATCACCAGATGTTTCAGTTCAAGAGTTGCCAGCATGAACCCCAAGAGTTCATACAACTCGTACCTCCCAAAAGCTAAGCCTGTGCCCAGAATAACAGGCTTTCACAGGATTAGAGCAAAGTCCTGTTCTGGTGATGTTTGTGACTGAAGGGAGGCTACCATAACTGGGGACTCTGAGAGCCTTCCCTGCAGACCACTACAGAAATATGGCTCCATAGGTATAACTCAGGTGCCAAGTTACTCTGCTTTATGGGCTTTAAAAACACTCTGTCCAGTTTAGGACAGAGAGGTTTAAGGGGGAAAGTACAAAGTAAATATGAGAAAGTACTCAGCAGTACTGAGAATGACACAGCCTGCAGGATCCTCTGCTCCAGACTGTCTTTGCCATGAGGGAAGAAACAATTACTCTTTTAAGTATAATGTTAGAAACAAAATGTCCATGCAAATACAGCATAAATGggtgtcacgatccgctaatgcaagcgggggtcgtgatggttcgtttatagatctcagagtgtaaaaaggacacaagaaatttcagtttaaatcaaaacagtgcacctttattaagtgcccacaacacagtaatgcaatagaagagagaaagggagagagagagagagacaaagtagggaggaagaaaaagaggggggggaggcaatagctaccaacggatgagacgaagtcctcgtggtcttccgccaatagattcgtcttctttccgtgggggagatctctccgacttggttatttcagagagtccctttatagtccttttcagaagcgaggggcaactggccaagaggttgggaaatttacagccattgttgtggagtctgttgctttgggaaacaggtacaggacagacgcacaagaccggtgtgcaggacaggtgtgcagggcaggtcgttcctttccgcttcggcgcagtccttcccgcctgggcagcaagaacggcgcagtccattgcgacctgcactaattttcctcaggaatgcgtaccagttcccagcgggcacaccccTAGGCAACActcggcagacatcccacctcagcagggccaggactcctgtgctcagtctctgttctcggcgatgatcgtgaggcagatgagggatctttggaccgtctcttacaccaCCCCGTGACTCACGATTGTCGTCAGGAGAGCTCTATCTGCACGATTTTGTAGTGTCGTTGTGAAGTCTTCAGGACTCGTCAATGTTGGTAGCATATCCCGGAAAAGGGGTAGAGAACataagagaggaagggaaagagaagaaaagaaaaagaaggaaacaaaagagaaggaaatgaataattttaaatcagaatacacatataattttttaattaaaatacctCTAATTTTTTATCACATCTTATTTTAATACTCGTGTAGTTTGTCTCATGTCAATAACCTTGGGTGTGTCTACAGCGGATGGGGTATTGGCTAAATTGTGGACATCTATTATAGATGTAAGCTGTGTTAGCCGTTTCATCATTCTCCAATTCATGATGTATAAGACTGCTGATAAagcaaaaccaatcaaaaccaaaatcaagagAACAATGATGGGATGACACAATTTGTTCAGGACACCTGTAGCAGTAGGTGACCACCCAAAAAGAGTATCCCACCACCTGTGTTCAACATCTTTCTTTACCCTTTCTAGAACAcgatgtatttctttcacattgtgATGAACAGTTACTAAggttttctgtccatttttcttgatcttttccaaaatttcaattaaatcttGGTGAAGCAACAATTGCTTTACCAAAGTAAGGTTCATCCCAATGGGGGTAGGCAATAATTGGTGGATCAGTGTGTAATTGGACTGTAAAAGATGATAAGAAGTAACTGGggctaaatatgaaaaatcacatcctatgattttagtaaagttacaaacacaaaaatttgaatgattttttgTATCTACTACTAAATTTTCTACAAATACTTCATCACAAGCAGTTCTTAAGCATGCACATCCATTACCTATATAGAcaagcactgtttcaggagtctcgttaggatgaatttcaaaatgacagatattttgttctgtatctaaacaaatgtcttgagctctaattgcattactttcacagatgaaCCCTTGTTGTTCTCGGACAATACAAGTTTCTAAATTAACGGTTTGCCACTTCTCACCAATTTGACGGGCCCATTCTCTATGCTCGAAAGGATAGAGAACAGCTCCATCATGGTTCAGCCCTAATGCAATGACAGGGAATATCAGATGCACTGAAGCATTACGTATAGTCAGTAcaaaggctgtggctgtgtttgtgaGGGGATCGTAGGTAAAGTTTGCTAAGTTCCACCAGGattggaattctctttcaaaatcagtggCACTGTCCCAGATTATTTTCCgaatttcagtaggaaaagtgccttcttcgccttctcttataattgaggcagcaactgactgcatccataattgagcctggatgcagctgagagctaaagaaatgttattttgtgtAGCATCGAGTGCGTCAATTATCAATTTGTGGTCATTCACATTTACCTTTTCCCAATTTGGTAATATGTTTGATAACAACCACTGATGGCTTCCCAAGGCTAATAGGGATGACTGCAGTGGTTGTTGTATTTTAGTCAAATCTGTAGTTGTGgcaattaatttattcattaatACTTCTGAATCAATACTATTTAAGATTCCCAATCCTGTTCCCATGACACCGGTTATGTCTCTTTGCGTTCGTTTCTTAGAAGGGTTTCGCTTTCGCAACCAGGTTGTCCACCCCTCGAAGGAAGTTTGCAGAAAGGGTGAACAAGCTGGCTGAACTTCTGAGACATTGTTTTGCATGAGCAATTTGACTTGTTTAAGAGACCATGCTGGATTAAATAGTATTTGTTGTtggcctgttttcctgattgtatATGGTCCAACTTTAAAAATTCTTGGGCTCAGCATAACCGGTGGTTGGGTGGTAGGTATTACAACATTGACATTGAGTTTTCCCCAGTGTTTTGTATCGTTTTTACCACACATGACTTTATGGGAAAATTGCACATCAGTTAAGTTTAGCCAACAATCTTGGGTTTgaatttcacaaaacaaaacgCGGTCATGAGGTCCAATGCTATAACTGTGTATAGGTTTAGTAAAAGATCTACCAATTAGTCTACATCGTATTGAAACATCATCACCTTGGGTTACcataaagggaggaaaaacgTTGTTCTTGTCATCTAGTACGAGGGAGGTACTTATACCATGGTACGTAATTACTACACTTAGTATGGGCTTTGCTACagcatttattttgaatttataaGTTAAACCTTTCAAACCTGGCTGATCTGTCTGGTTATTTTGCCAATTGCATGTTACATAGGCTGATTTAGTTAGAGTAAAGTTATACCAGCAGTCAGTTGGTTCATTTTTGCAAAGCTTCGTGATTTGGACATTGTTGGTACTGGGGTCTAGGCTGTAGTTACCGACATTCTTCTGACGACAACACAGGATGAAGAGGGTTTGTGTGTTACACGCCCACTCTGTTGTAGGGCAGAGTTCGGCCGTAATGTTGGGGTGCAGGTCACTTTTCCCATTTGGTTTTAGAAAATTCCCGGTGATTGTAATGGTGGAAGCTTTCCCGGAGAAAGGTCCTTCTACTTTTCTGCATCTTACCTCAATTTTCTCACCAATTGTTCCATTTAGGGTTGTAGTCCAATCTTTTGAGTCCCATCCCCATTCATTTGAATGGTATACCTTAGAGTCGTGCAGTACTGCAGTGTCTGGGTTTGGGCGACGATCTCTAGGATGGGATCTTAGAGCACTAGTGTACCTAATGGTAGTACCAGACCATGGCCactcagctgctttttggccGTGGTGTTGTGGTAGGATGCAGAAAAGTATCACCAGTTTTATCATGGTTTATGTGGTCTTTTATGTCCCTCggagttcttctgtgaaaagcaaacacaaacagagtCTGCCactaaaggcagaaaaaaaattagaatgatGGAATTATCCAGCGTGTATGTATCCGATGCTCTCTCCCTAGGGCATCAGAGGCTACCCATGCATATTTATTTAGAGGGCTTTTCAGCACTAATGGTACTTCTCCTACAGTAGGGAGGTCTACcaaaacaggttgtccagg
This window contains:
- the LOC138112815 gene encoding dual specificity protein phosphatase 13B-like — encoded protein: MQGSSKMPHTRDSSSLASSTSYETPALSDLQRLLWLRGGSDNHVDQVWPNIYLGDAWAARSKTTLQSLNITHILNAADGPYSINTGAKYYADLQIEYYGVEAFDDPSFDLSIFFYDAANFIGTALNSSGGKVFVHCAMGVSRSATLVLAFLMIHENMTLVDALKTVSAHRNICPNSGFLSQLRDLDIKLNEERKGTRASLTKGL